One Thalassotalea atypica DNA window includes the following coding sequences:
- a CDS encoding DUF2750 domain-containing protein translates to MTQESKNVLTQFLDAVKESQEIWALQEKDGEDWVVLDSINFENAEAMPLWSSSDLAMVHCVEEWADYVPNKISLSDWFEFWVEDLNEDDIIIGVNWAGDETCLEVELADFTQALAEIESFK, encoded by the coding sequence ATGACACAAGAAAGTAAAAATGTACTAACGCAGTTTTTAGACGCTGTGAAGGAATCACAGGAAATCTGGGCGCTGCAAGAAAAAGATGGTGAGGACTGGGTGGTATTGGACTCAATCAACTTTGAAAACGCTGAAGCTATGCCATTATGGTCAAGTAGCGACTTAGCAATGGTGCACTGTGTTGAAGAGTGGGCTGATTATGTTCCAAATAAAATTTCATTGTCCGACTGGTTTGAGTTTTGGGTCGAAGACTTAAATGAAGATGACATCATTATTGGTGTTAATTGGGCGGGTGATGAAACTTGTTTAGAAGTTGAATTGGCCGACTTTACTCAAGCGCTAGCGGAGATCGAATCGTTTAAATAA
- a CDS encoding NADP-dependent oxidoreductase, with product MSTFTAINLVARPDGGPVGPHWFEVVQKERPTVGAGQFLVKQTHMSLDPAMFGWMSPDTESYIPPVALGEVMRSSGIGEIIESNHEGFNVGDRVMGLLGWQELILSDGQGLNKVEAPLPDEAILSVFALPGLTATQGLYSIGKPKAGETIVVSGAAGSVGSIVGQLAKADGLTVVGVVGTDEKANWIVNELGFDGAINYKTDNLEQKLAELTPNGIDIYFENTGGPIQQHVFERMNTHGRIAVCGMIADYPKPVPTPGPNWIPMIKKRLTVQGFAMPDHFGEVPALLAKLTPYVMQGKIKHRTHVLNGLESAMTGLNLFFTGENKGKLIVKL from the coding sequence ATGAGTACATTTACAGCTATTAATTTAGTCGCCCGTCCTGATGGCGGCCCCGTTGGACCACATTGGTTTGAAGTAGTACAAAAAGAACGACCAACTGTAGGTGCTGGTCAGTTTTTGGTAAAGCAAACACATATGTCGCTCGATCCAGCGATGTTCGGTTGGATGAGCCCTGATACTGAAAGTTATATTCCACCTGTAGCATTAGGTGAGGTGATGCGTAGCTCAGGTATCGGTGAAATCATAGAGAGTAATCATGAAGGCTTTAACGTTGGCGATCGCGTTATGGGTTTATTGGGCTGGCAAGAGTTGATCCTATCCGATGGACAAGGTTTAAATAAAGTTGAAGCCCCATTACCCGATGAAGCTATTTTATCAGTGTTTGCCCTGCCCGGCCTGACCGCAACTCAGGGCTTGTATAGCATTGGGAAACCAAAAGCTGGCGAGACAATAGTCGTTTCGGGCGCTGCGGGCTCTGTTGGCTCAATTGTGGGCCAATTAGCAAAAGCTGACGGTTTAACGGTTGTTGGTGTTGTTGGCACCGATGAGAAAGCTAATTGGATTGTAAATGAACTTGGTTTCGATGGTGCCATTAATTACAAAACCGATAACCTCGAACAAAAGCTCGCTGAGCTAACACCAAACGGTATCGATATCTATTTTGAAAATACGGGCGGCCCTATTCAACAACACGTTTTTGAGCGCATGAATACTCATGGACGAATCGCCGTATGTGGCATGATTGCAGATTATCCTAAACCCGTACCAACGCCCGGCCCTAACTGGATCCCAATGATTAAAAAACGTTTAACCGTTCAAGGTTTTGCGATGCCAGATCATTTTGGTGAAGTGCCAGCGTTATTGGCCAAATTGACACCTTATGTGATGCAAGGAAAAATAAAACATCGCACGCATGTGCTTAATGGACTTGAATCTGCAATGACAGGCTTAAACTTATTTTTTACTGGTGAAAATAAAGGCAAGTTGATTGTTAAGTTATAA
- a CDS encoding patatin-like phospholipase family protein translates to MIEIYAGENAHKTILENGFSASMFNSFLGASGGPKWFTLFGLDQYVFGEFFKGRQQPLNIIGSSAGAFRAACFAQNDPVAAIKRLAYRYADTVYSDDAKPAEITQKGRELLDYVYGDNGTTEIINNPIFRAHFIVAKSNGLVASERKALQLLGLTGSYLRNKISRPLLKAQYERFIFQPKSSTLDIQDPDNIPTTIIHLTEANIKDALMASGSIPMVMEGIPDISGCPSGMYRDGGIIDYHFDFDINNDGLTLYPHFSSTIKAGWFDKSSSRKVRAQHYKNTVLICPTQQFINSLPHNKIPDRTDFTKMSSQARINYWYQVLEASERLGEAFRTFVDNQSIEMIKPISLLTD, encoded by the coding sequence ATGATAGAAATTTATGCGGGTGAAAACGCGCACAAAACAATCTTAGAAAATGGATTCTCTGCCAGTATGTTTAATTCATTTTTGGGCGCTAGCGGCGGGCCAAAATGGTTTACACTTTTTGGGCTAGACCAGTACGTTTTTGGAGAGTTTTTCAAAGGACGTCAACAACCACTGAATATAATAGGATCTAGTGCGGGTGCTTTTAGGGCTGCCTGTTTTGCACAAAACGATCCGGTTGCCGCTATAAAGCGTCTAGCTTATCGCTACGCGGACACGGTCTATTCAGATGATGCTAAACCTGCTGAAATCACTCAAAAAGGCCGAGAGCTGCTCGACTATGTTTATGGTGATAATGGTACAACTGAAATCATTAACAACCCCATCTTTAGGGCTCACTTTATCGTTGCAAAGTCTAATGGGCTGGTTGCATCTGAGCGAAAAGCACTGCAATTATTGGGGCTTACAGGGAGTTACCTTAGAAATAAGATTAGTCGTCCATTGCTTAAAGCTCAATATGAGCGCTTTATTTTTCAACCCAAAAGCTCGACTTTAGACATTCAAGATCCAGATAACATTCCAACTACAATTATTCATTTAACCGAAGCCAACATCAAAGATGCGCTGATGGCGTCAGGCTCTATCCCTATGGTGATGGAAGGCATTCCAGATATAAGCGGCTGCCCTTCGGGTATGTACAGAGATGGTGGAATTATTGATTATCATTTTGATTTCGATATCAACAATGACGGATTAACGTTATATCCCCACTTTAGTTCAACAATTAAAGCCGGTTGGTTTGACAAAAGTTCATCACGAAAGGTACGAGCACAGCATTACAAAAATACCGTACTTATTTGCCCTACTCAGCAATTTATTAATTCACTACCGCACAATAAAATACCCGATAGAACAGACTTTACCAAAATGTCGTCACAAGCACGTATTAACTATTGGTATCAAGTGCTAGAGGCGAGTGAACGACTTGGCGAGGCATTTCGTACTTTTGTAGATAATCAATCAATTGAAATGATAAAGCCCATTTCATTGTTAACAGATTAA
- a CDS encoding AMP-binding protein, with product MEKFWLEKSYPPGVPFEINPDKYQSIPEMFTKYTSMHRENTAYINMGAEITYSELAEQATNFAAYLQQTLGFEKGDKFAIMLPNTLQYPVALFGALLAGLTVVNVNPLYTSRELQHQLKDSDAKGILIIENFASTLEQVIDSTNVKHVILTGLGDRLGGLKGIMVNSAVKYIKKMVPSFSLPNALKFNAVLKKGKNLSLTPVTVNSEDLAFLQYTGGTTGASKGVMLTHRNMIANIEQSNAMTGPVFDNDNEFMVTALPLYHIFALNANCLSFLCYGGKNLLITNPRDMPGFVKELAKYPFTAITGVNTLFNGLLHTEGFDKLDFSQLKVALGGGMSVQRPVAEMWQKVTGTRLLEGYGLTECAPMVSMSPYNQEEYNGTIGIPAASTDIRLVTDEGKDAEFGEPGEMWVKGPQVMQGYYNRPDATAEVLEDGWLKTGDIATVDTDGHFTIVDRKKDMIIVSGFNVYPNEIEEVIVMHEGILEAAAIGIPCEATGELVKVYIVKTDPEIDENAVIEHCHKYLTNYKVPKQVEFIDEMPKTNVGKILRKELRPQPA from the coding sequence ATGGAAAAGTTTTGGCTTGAAAAAAGTTATCCACCCGGTGTTCCCTTTGAAATAAATCCCGATAAATATCAGTCTATCCCAGAGATGTTCACAAAGTACACATCGATGCACCGTGAGAACACTGCTTATATCAATATGGGCGCGGAAATCACCTATAGTGAGCTTGCCGAGCAAGCAACAAATTTTGCCGCTTACCTGCAACAAACGTTAGGCTTCGAAAAAGGTGATAAGTTTGCCATTATGCTGCCTAATACCTTGCAATACCCTGTTGCGTTATTTGGCGCATTATTGGCAGGCTTAACCGTGGTAAACGTTAATCCGCTCTATACCTCCAGAGAACTTCAACATCAACTTAAAGATTCTGACGCTAAAGGTATTTTAATTATTGAAAATTTTGCGTCAACGTTAGAACAAGTCATTGATAGCACAAACGTAAAACACGTCATATTGACAGGTCTAGGGGATCGCTTGGGTGGCTTAAAAGGCATCATGGTGAACAGCGCGGTTAAATACATCAAAAAAATGGTGCCAAGCTTTAGCCTGCCTAACGCATTAAAATTTAACGCTGTATTAAAAAAAGGCAAAAACCTTTCTTTAACACCTGTTACTGTCAATAGTGAAGACTTAGCCTTTTTACAATATACGGGCGGTACTACGGGCGCATCGAAAGGCGTAATGCTCACCCATCGCAACATGATTGCTAACATTGAACAATCTAACGCGATGACAGGACCTGTTTTTGATAACGACAATGAGTTTATGGTTACAGCATTGCCGCTTTATCATATCTTTGCACTCAACGCGAACTGCCTATCCTTCCTTTGTTACGGAGGCAAAAATTTACTGATCACCAACCCTAGAGACATGCCGGGCTTTGTCAAAGAGTTGGCTAAATACCCATTTACCGCCATTACCGGTGTGAATACGTTATTTAATGGCTTACTGCATACTGAAGGTTTCGATAAGCTCGATTTTAGCCAATTAAAAGTTGCGTTAGGCGGCGGTATGTCGGTACAACGCCCCGTTGCAGAAATGTGGCAAAAAGTGACAGGAACTAGACTACTCGAAGGGTATGGCTTAACAGAATGTGCGCCAATGGTCAGCATGAGTCCCTATAACCAAGAAGAATATAACGGCACGATTGGTATCCCTGCTGCATCTACAGACATTCGTTTAGTCACCGATGAAGGCAAAGACGCTGAATTTGGTGAGCCTGGTGAAATGTGGGTTAAAGGCCCACAAGTAATGCAAGGCTACTACAATAGACCTGATGCAACTGCCGAAGTGTTAGAAGATGGCTGGTTAAAAACTGGCGATATTGCAACGGTAGACACTGACGGACATTTTACTATCGTTGATCGTAAAAAAGACATGATCATTGTCTCAGGCTTTAATGTATACCCCAATGAAATTGAAGAAGTCATCGTAATGCACGAAGGAATACTAGAGGCAGCCGCTATAGGCATTCCTTGTGAGGCGACTGGCGAGCTCGTGAAAGTCTATATCGTTAAAACTGACCCCGAAATTGATGAAAATGCGGTTATCGAGCATTGCCACAAATACTTGACCAACTATAAGGTGCCTAAGCAAGTCGAGTTTATCGATGAAATGCCGAAAACCAATGTAGGCAAGATTTTACGTAAAGAACTACGACCTCAACCTGCGTAA
- a CDS encoding acetyl-CoA C-acyltransferase: MREAVIVSAARTPIGKAYKGAFNNLTSPSLAAHAIKAAVQRSGISGDEVDDCIIGAAIQQGTQGMNFGRQAAMAAGLPTSVAGMTIDRQCSSGLMAIAAGAQQIIVDGSSVIVAGGCESISLAQTDKMNMFKAVDAQVKALTPAVYMPMLDTAEIVAERYNVSRETQDEYALRSQLRTAAAQSAGKFNDEIVPVTCTKVAFDKATGETSKVEVTLSQDEGNRSNTTLAGLSSLNAVNNNGTITGGNASQLSDGAAAVVLMEKDLAEQRGLAPLGKYVGLAVAGCDPDEMGIGPIYAIPKLLKRHTLTIDDIGLWEINEAFAVQVDYCAKTLGINENKLNVNGGAISIGHPYGMSGARMVMHALIEGKRRGVKYVVISMCIGGGQGAAGLFEVL; this comes from the coding sequence GTGAGAGAAGCAGTAATAGTTTCAGCAGCAAGAACACCCATTGGCAAAGCATATAAAGGTGCATTTAACAACTTGACCTCACCTTCATTAGCCGCACATGCGATAAAAGCGGCTGTTCAGCGCTCAGGCATTTCAGGTGATGAAGTTGACGATTGCATAATAGGCGCTGCAATTCAACAAGGGACTCAAGGAATGAACTTTGGTCGCCAAGCTGCAATGGCTGCTGGATTACCCACATCAGTGGCTGGTATGACAATCGATAGACAATGCTCTTCAGGGTTAATGGCGATTGCCGCAGGTGCACAGCAAATTATTGTTGATGGTTCGTCAGTTATCGTCGCTGGTGGCTGTGAATCTATATCATTAGCGCAAACAGACAAAATGAATATGTTCAAGGCCGTTGATGCACAAGTTAAAGCCTTAACACCTGCTGTTTATATGCCAATGTTAGACACCGCTGAAATCGTTGCTGAGCGCTATAACGTGTCACGCGAAACACAGGATGAATATGCGCTAAGGTCACAACTACGTACTGCGGCTGCGCAGTCTGCTGGTAAGTTTAATGACGAAATTGTGCCGGTAACCTGTACGAAAGTAGCATTTGATAAGGCCACGGGGGAAACATCTAAAGTAGAAGTCACATTATCGCAAGACGAAGGTAATCGCTCAAATACCACGTTAGCAGGTTTATCCTCATTAAACGCAGTAAACAACAATGGCACAATTACGGGTGGTAACGCATCGCAACTATCTGATGGTGCTGCTGCGGTAGTATTAATGGAAAAAGACCTTGCTGAGCAGCGAGGTTTGGCTCCACTTGGCAAATATGTTGGTTTGGCCGTTGCAGGTTGTGACCCCGACGAAATGGGCATAGGTCCAATTTATGCTATCCCGAAACTTCTAAAACGCCATACCTTAACCATCGATGACATTGGTCTTTGGGAGATCAATGAAGCGTTTGCGGTTCAAGTGGACTACTGCGCAAAAACACTCGGCATTAATGAAAATAAGCTAAACGTAAATGGCGGTGCTATCTCCATTGGCCACCCCTACGGCATGAGCGGTGCTCGTATGGTAATGCATGCGCTTATCGAAGGAAAAAGACGTGGCGTTAAATATGTGGTTATCAGTATGTGTATAGGCGGTGGTCAAGGAGCGGCGGGATTGTTTGAAGTGCTTTAG
- a CDS encoding SDR family NAD(P)-dependent oxidoreductase, which yields MTISFKGKVAIVTGAGNGLGRSHALELAARGAKVVVNDLGGARDGTGQSSAASEEVVALIKQAGGDAISHGANVANFDEVQDMVQQAMEKWGRVDILINNAGILRDKSFTKMSLEEFQLVVDVHLMGSVNCTKAVWDIMREQNYGRIVMTTSSSGMYGNFGQSNYGAAKMAVLGLMNTLVLEGAKNNIRINALAPTAGTRMTEDLMPEDLVKLLSPESVTAGALTLCDDDAPNRMILAAGAGGYASASMFETDGTFIPARQQTPESVRAALSEISNIEHQKAPQSGVEQGEKFVGKAMAYLASKN from the coding sequence ATGACAATTAGTTTCAAAGGAAAAGTCGCTATAGTTACAGGCGCAGGGAATGGTTTGGGCCGTTCACACGCATTAGAGTTAGCCGCTCGAGGAGCAAAAGTTGTAGTTAATGATCTAGGCGGTGCAAGAGACGGTACGGGACAATCTTCGGCCGCCTCTGAAGAAGTCGTAGCATTAATAAAGCAGGCCGGTGGCGACGCCATTAGCCATGGTGCTAACGTAGCTAATTTTGATGAAGTACAAGACATGGTTCAGCAAGCCATGGAGAAATGGGGACGGGTAGACATTCTGATCAACAATGCCGGTATTTTACGCGATAAATCATTTACCAAAATGTCCCTTGAAGAGTTTCAATTGGTGGTTGATGTTCACCTAATGGGCAGCGTTAATTGTACTAAGGCAGTATGGGACATCATGCGCGAGCAAAATTATGGCCGCATTGTCATGACTACCTCTTCAAGCGGTATGTACGGAAACTTCGGACAATCAAATTACGGCGCGGCAAAAATGGCCGTGCTCGGACTAATGAACACCTTAGTACTAGAAGGTGCTAAAAATAATATTCGTATCAATGCCCTTGCCCCAACAGCAGGCACTCGCATGACAGAAGATTTGATGCCAGAAGATTTAGTTAAATTACTTTCCCCTGAGTCAGTGACGGCAGGCGCGCTAACCCTATGTGATGACGACGCGCCAAATCGAATGATTTTAGCCGCTGGTGCTGGCGGCTATGCCAGTGCTTCGATGTTTGAGACCGACGGCACTTTTATTCCTGCCCGCCAACAAACCCCAGAAAGTGTTCGAGCTGCTTTGTCAGAAATTTCAAATATTGAACATCAAAAAGCACCACAATCAGGCGTTGAGCAAGGCGAAAAATTTGTAGGCAAAGCCATGGCTTACCTAGCAAGCAAAAACTAG
- a CDS encoding MaoC family dehydratase, with protein sequence MPTMINKSDINDYIGFQAEPTQWHQVTQEQIDQFADCTRDHQFIHIDPEKAKQTPFGSTIAHGFLTLSMLSHFAEQNTVIIDGFYMGINSGFDKIRFLQPVTVNSRIRSHAKTLEIEEKKPGQYRLKTEVSIEIEGVDTPALIAEWISIQMVK encoded by the coding sequence ATGCCGACCATGATCAACAAAAGCGATATAAACGACTACATCGGTTTCCAAGCGGAGCCAACACAATGGCACCAAGTAACGCAAGAGCAAATAGATCAATTTGCCGATTGCACGCGAGATCACCAATTTATTCACATTGATCCTGAGAAAGCTAAACAAACACCGTTTGGCTCTACCATTGCACATGGTTTTCTTACGTTATCAATGCTTTCACATTTTGCTGAGCAAAACACTGTCATTATTGATGGCTTTTACATGGGTATTAACTCCGGTTTTGACAAAATCCGTTTTTTGCAACCCGTCACTGTTAATAGTCGCATTCGCTCACATGCTAAAACGTTAGAAATTGAAGAAAAGAAACCTGGCCAATATCGATTAAAAACAGAAGTAAGCATTGAAATAGAAGGTGTAGATACCCCGGCCCTCATTGCAGAGTGGATTTCAATTCAAATGGTGAAATAG
- a CDS encoding acyl-CoA dehydrogenase, which yields MTAPMLNERDLDFMLYEFFDTESLNKRERYQDHDRHTFNEVINTAKVIAEKHFLPIRQKLDIHQPTFDGKEISLIPELKPAIDAVIESGLASATADYEFSGMQLPPIVASVAGAYLSIAGGNSMGYTALTNANANLLQAHGSNELIEKWVRPMRDGRFAGTMAMTEPGAGSGLADLSTSAVKTDDGNYRISGSKIFISGGDHTLNENIVHLVLARVKGAPKGIKGISLFVVPKYLVNDDGSLGKDNEVALSGLFHKMGGRAQTSTALSFGEQEGSVGYLVGEENHGLKYMFHMMNEARVMVGTSGAVFGLAGYNYSLDYARNRPQGRLPSCKDPLSPMVNIIEHADVKRMLLAQKSYTEGALALVLYGSQLSDDEHTAPTKEEREQAHLLLDFLTPIIKTWPSEYGPKANDLAIQVLGGHGYINEHPVEMFYRDNRLNPIHEGTTCIQSLDLLARKVPMNNLKGYIATLTEVNKTIALASKYDELTPYAEQLKSAVSTLKHTTNTLLTAMGEKNIDLVLANSVKYLEFFGHVTIAWIWLKQAMIAKTALSKAQHENEQHFYQGKLQAMKYFFKFELPKVEHWSKILSELDSTTHDMQDAWF from the coding sequence ATGACTGCCCCCATGCTTAACGAACGCGACTTGGATTTTATGCTGTATGAATTTTTTGATACGGAGTCGCTAAATAAGCGTGAACGTTATCAAGATCATGATCGTCATACCTTCAATGAGGTGATAAACACAGCCAAAGTGATCGCCGAAAAGCACTTTCTACCTATCAGACAAAAACTTGATATTCACCAACCAACATTTGATGGCAAAGAGATTAGCTTGATCCCAGAATTAAAACCGGCAATCGACGCAGTCATTGAATCAGGCTTAGCTTCTGCTACCGCTGACTATGAATTTAGTGGCATGCAATTACCCCCTATCGTTGCAAGTGTTGCAGGAGCGTATCTTTCCATCGCGGGTGGCAACAGCATGGGCTATACCGCACTAACCAATGCAAACGCCAATTTGTTGCAAGCACATGGTAGCAATGAACTAATCGAGAAATGGGTTCGTCCGATGCGAGACGGACGTTTTGCAGGCACTATGGCTATGACCGAGCCAGGCGCAGGCTCAGGCTTGGCTGATTTATCAACCAGTGCAGTTAAAACTGATGACGGTAATTATCGTATTTCAGGATCAAAAATATTCATTTCCGGTGGCGATCATACTTTAAATGAGAACATCGTACATTTAGTGCTTGCTCGCGTGAAAGGTGCACCAAAAGGAATTAAAGGGATCTCTTTATTTGTTGTACCTAAATATCTAGTTAATGATGACGGTAGCTTAGGCAAAGACAACGAAGTCGCCCTGTCTGGTTTATTCCACAAAATGGGTGGTCGTGCGCAAACATCGACTGCACTTAGTTTTGGCGAGCAAGAAGGCTCTGTCGGCTATTTAGTCGGTGAAGAAAACCACGGCCTTAAATACATGTTCCATATGATGAACGAAGCACGCGTCATGGTGGGTACCAGTGGCGCAGTTTTTGGTCTTGCAGGTTACAACTACTCACTAGATTATGCCAGAAACCGTCCACAAGGACGCCTGCCATCATGTAAAGATCCTCTATCTCCGATGGTTAACATCATCGAACATGCGGACGTAAAGCGTATGTTACTTGCACAAAAGTCTTACACAGAAGGTGCTTTGGCCTTGGTTTTATATGGTAGTCAGCTATCAGATGACGAACACACCGCGCCTACAAAAGAAGAACGAGAGCAGGCACATTTGTTATTGGACTTTTTAACACCAATCATTAAAACATGGCCATCAGAGTACGGGCCTAAAGCCAATGACTTGGCGATACAAGTACTTGGCGGTCACGGTTATATTAACGAACATCCAGTCGAAATGTTTTATCGCGATAACCGATTAAACCCGATACACGAAGGGACGACTTGTATTCAGTCATTAGATCTGCTTGCTCGCAAAGTACCGATGAATAATCTAAAGGGTTACATTGCTACTTTGACTGAAGTAAACAAAACCATTGCCCTCGCCAGCAAATATGATGAACTAACTCCGTATGCTGAGCAGCTTAAGAGCGCAGTTTCAACATTAAAACACACCACCAATACGCTATTAACCGCAATGGGCGAAAAAAACATCGACCTTGTTTTAGCCAACTCTGTGAAGTATTTAGAGTTTTTTGGTCATGTCACTATCGCATGGATTTGGTTAAAACAAGCCATGATAGCCAAAACGGCCCTTTCGAAAGCACAACACGAAAATGAGCAACATTTTTACCAAGGTAAATTGCAAGCTATGAAGTATTTCTTCAAGTTTGAACTGCCTAAGGTAGAGCATTGGTCAAAAATACTTAGTGAGTTAGACAGCACAACTCACGACATGCAGGACGCATGGTTTTAA
- a CDS encoding SDR family NAD(P)-dependent oxidoreductase: MDSLLDFQSKVVLITGAAQGFGKLLAQEFAQRGARLVISDVKEDAVMKVGEDINANGAEVVAMGCDVSKSEDCKAMVDKAVEVFGRVDIAVNNAGIAPAMSPLHLTDEATMDRQFGVNVKGVQFGMRFQIEQMLKQDSGAILNVSSMAGLGGAPMVASYSAAKHAVVGLTKTGAVEYAASNIRINAICPFFTLTNMVTDMADDDLQSTFARRAPMKRLAEPKEVVATILLMLSPANTYMTGQCIAVCGGVSAM; the protein is encoded by the coding sequence ATGGACAGCTTGTTAGATTTTCAATCCAAAGTAGTTTTGATTACTGGCGCAGCTCAAGGCTTTGGCAAATTGTTAGCACAAGAATTTGCACAGCGTGGTGCACGCCTTGTGATTAGTGATGTTAAAGAAGATGCAGTGATGAAAGTGGGCGAAGATATTAACGCCAATGGTGCTGAAGTCGTTGCAATGGGCTGTGACGTTTCAAAATCAGAGGACTGTAAGGCCATGGTCGATAAGGCCGTCGAAGTGTTTGGTCGAGTGGATATTGCCGTGAATAATGCAGGTATAGCACCCGCTATGTCGCCACTTCATTTAACCGATGAAGCAACCATGGATAGGCAATTTGGCGTTAATGTTAAAGGTGTTCAATTTGGCATGCGCTTTCAAATCGAACAAATGCTAAAACAAGACAGCGGCGCCATATTAAATGTCAGTTCAATGGCAGGTTTAGGTGGCGCGCCGATGGTTGCATCCTATTCTGCCGCAAAACATGCTGTTGTTGGGCTAACAAAAACTGGTGCTGTTGAATATGCCGCAAGCAATATCAGAATAAACGCTATTTGCCCATTTTTTACCTTAACCAATATGGTTACCGATATGGCAGACGATGACTTGCAAAGTACCTTTGCACGTCGCGCGCCGATGAAGAGATTAGCAGAGCCAAAAGAAGTTGTTGCAACGATACTACTTATGCTTTCACCTGCAAATACTTATATGACAGGCCAATGTATCGCAGTATGTGGTGGCGTTTCGGCAATGTAA
- a CDS encoding phosphotransferase family protein: MSQQSVDSTTKQIDIEKLTQYLTANIDGFEGPITLEKFAGGQSNPTFRLIANSGVYVLRKQPPGKLLKSAHAVDREYQVINALSNTDVPVAKVFHLCEDIDVIGSMFYVMEFCDGNIFWDAALEKITTNEQRSDMYDAMNKTLVAIHSVDLSKANLTEYGKSGNYFERQLARWTTQYRASETHKIEAVDQLSEWLNVNTPEDDGKLCLVHGDYRLDNIMFAKGSAEIIAVLDWELSTLGHPYSDLAYQCMQLRMPQGLGAADGLLGIDRAALGIPSEQEYVDKYCQRMGIDRIDNWHFYLAFSFFRLAAIVQGVAKRASQGNASNDNASKIGAFVEPLAQMALGVIKEHKAQNNK; the protein is encoded by the coding sequence ATGTCACAACAGAGTGTCGATAGTACAACAAAACAAATTGATATCGAAAAGCTAACGCAATACCTTACGGCGAATATTGATGGCTTTGAAGGCCCAATCACGTTGGAGAAGTTTGCGGGCGGGCAATCAAACCCTACATTTAGGCTAATCGCGAACTCTGGCGTGTACGTTCTACGTAAACAACCGCCAGGGAAGTTACTTAAATCAGCGCACGCTGTCGATCGTGAGTATCAGGTTATCAACGCCCTGTCTAATACTGACGTGCCGGTAGCTAAAGTATTTCACCTTTGTGAAGACATTGATGTTATAGGTTCAATGTTTTACGTCATGGAATTTTGTGATGGCAATATATTCTGGGATGCAGCTTTAGAAAAAATCACGACAAATGAGCAGCGCAGCGATATGTACGATGCGATGAACAAGACACTAGTCGCCATTCACAGTGTTGATTTATCTAAAGCGAACCTAACAGAATACGGCAAGTCGGGTAATTACTTTGAACGACAGCTTGCGAGATGGACTACGCAGTATCGTGCATCTGAAACCCATAAAATTGAAGCCGTCGACCAATTAAGCGAATGGCTAAACGTAAATACGCCAGAAGATGACGGTAAACTCTGTTTAGTCCATGGCGATTATCGCCTTGATAACATCATGTTTGCCAAAGGCAGTGCAGAAATAATCGCAGTGCTTGATTGGGAGCTATCAACATTAGGACATCCCTACTCTGATTTGGCCTATCAGTGTATGCAACTGCGTATGCCTCAAGGTTTAGGTGCTGCTGATGGGTTACTTGGTATCGACCGCGCGGCGTTAGGGATTCCTTCAGAACAAGAGTATGTTGATAAATACTGTCAACGAATGGGTATTGATCGCATAGACAACTGGCACTTTTATCTAGCGTTCAGTTTTTTCCGCCTTGCAGCCATAGTTCAAGGCGTAGCTAAACGCGCGAGCCAAGGCAATGCTTCAAATGACAATGCCAGTAAAATTGGCGCATTTGTAGAGCCATTGGCACAAATGGCCTTGGGTGTCATTAAAGAACACAAAGCACAAAATAACAAATAA